Proteins from one Lachnospiraceae bacterium KGMB03038 genomic window:
- a CDS encoding sulfurtransferase TusA family protein: MKEVDARGLSCPEPLMLTAEALKGAAEPVKVLVSEPHQKMNVEKYAKDHGKKSTSEEKDGYFEVVIE, encoded by the coding sequence ATGAAAGAAGTAGATGCAAGAGGTCTTTCCTGCCCTGAGCCGCTGATGCTTACGGCAGAAGCACTGAAAGGAGCCGCTGAGCCGGTGAAAGTATTGGTATCAGAACCACATCAGAAGATGAACGTGGAAAAATATGCGAAAGACCATGGAAAGAAGTCGACTTCTGAGGAAAAAGACGGATATTTTGAAGTGGTGATCGAGTAA
- a CDS encoding response regulator transcription factor, translating into MRIAIVDDERPARSELKHQLEELLPDAVIEEGDSGAAALVLAGSGRYDLFFLDINLGDIDGTVLVNAIRNMQQGVKIVFVTAYSEYAVTAFELGVEDYVLKPYDKKRLKKVLDRCCGEPAVKPRAMQAKRIAITHEGKTVFEEIDKIIYIETYNRGCKIHTETGEYFEGKNLGEFEKKLEGRRFFRCHKSYLINLEKVREVFPWGNSSFGLRMRGCEDTVLPVGREKTKLLRQMLGW; encoded by the coding sequence GTGAGGATAGCGATCGTTGATGATGAGAGACCCGCAAGAAGTGAATTAAAACATCAGCTGGAGGAACTCCTTCCAGACGCTGTGATCGAAGAAGGGGATTCTGGAGCGGCGGCTCTTGTATTGGCCGGGAGCGGAAGATACGACCTGTTTTTCCTGGATATTAATCTGGGGGATATTGACGGGACTGTTTTGGTAAACGCTATCCGAAACATGCAGCAAGGGGTAAAGATCGTGTTTGTCACGGCTTACTCAGAGTATGCGGTCACGGCCTTTGAATTGGGAGTAGAAGATTATGTGCTCAAGCCTTATGATAAAAAGAGACTGAAAAAGGTGCTGGATCGCTGCTGCGGGGAACCAGCGGTGAAGCCGCGGGCAATGCAGGCGAAAAGAATCGCTATTACCCATGAGGGGAAAACGGTGTTTGAGGAGATTGATAAGATCATTTATATTGAGACCTACAACAGAGGATGCAAGATCCATACGGAAACAGGCGAGTATTTTGAAGGGAAGAACTTAGGGGAATTCGAGAAGAAGCTGGAAGGAAGGAGATTCTTCCGGTGCCACAAAAGCTATCTGATCAACCTTGAGAAAGTGCGGGAAGTATTTCCCTGGGGAAACAGCAGCTTTGGCCTGCGGATGCGGGGATGTGAAGATACTGTCCTCCCGGTGGGAAGGGAGAAAACAAAACTGCTGCGGCAGATGCTGGGATGGTAG
- the prdA gene encoding D-proline reductase (dithiol) proprotein PrdA — MSITAETAKEHAHDPAVLCCRAEAGITIEPANLEDPAIFDDLVDSGLLSLDGCLTIEEVLGAKLTKTCDSLCPLTADVLDGVKAPSVPAAEEAAEEEEAAAPVAPAAPVAPAAGGVMRIHIGEGKDINLEIPVGALGAGGAAVPVPAEAAAAIEGAAAPAEAGEEKVVRTLTRKHFTITEVKRGPETKIEGTTLYIREGIEADVIADQELVKDFHLEIITPDNYHTYSETIMDVQPIATKEGDADLGTGVTRVLDGVVMMLTGTDEDGVQIGEFGSSEGYLDENIMWNRPGCPDKGEIFIKGNIVIQEKTNMERRGPMAAHTAFDIITQEIREVMKELDESLVAETEELNQVRRPGKKKVVIVKEIMGQGAMHDNFILPVEPVGILGARANVDLGNVPVCVSPLEVLDGCIHALTCIGPASKEMSRHYWREPLVLEALHDEEVDLCGVVFVGSPQINAEKFYVSKRVGHTVEMMDVDGAFVTTEGFGNNHIDFASHIEQIGMRGVPVVGMSYCAVQGALVVGNKHMMYMVDNNKSESGIENEVLGCNTLCEEDAIRALAMLKTAMAGEEVKAAEKKWNPNVKSTNVELIEAAYGKKVDLVDNEQSLPMSQKRKEKYD; from the coding sequence ATGTCAATCACAGCTGAAACAGCGAAAGAACATGCTCATGATCCTGCGGTATTGTGTTGCAGAGCCGAAGCTGGAATTACAATTGAGCCGGCAAACCTGGAGGACCCGGCAATCTTTGACGATCTGGTAGATTCCGGATTATTAAGCCTGGATGGCTGCCTGACCATTGAAGAAGTTTTAGGAGCAAAACTGACAAAGACTTGTGATTCTCTCTGCCCGCTGACTGCTGACGTTCTGGATGGCGTGAAAGCCCCAAGCGTACCGGCAGCAGAAGAAGCAGCAGAAGAGGAAGAAGCAGCGGCTCCAGTTGCGCCTGCAGCACCGGTTGCGCCGGCAGCAGGCGGCGTTATGAGAATCCACATCGGAGAAGGAAAGGATATCAACCTTGAGATTCCGGTTGGAGCGCTTGGAGCAGGCGGAGCGGCAGTTCCGGTACCGGCTGAGGCGGCAGCGGCGATTGAAGGCGCGGCAGCACCTGCAGAAGCTGGAGAAGAGAAGGTTGTAAGAACCCTGACAAGAAAGCACTTCACGATTACAGAGGTTAAGAGAGGACCAGAGACCAAGATCGAGGGAACTACTCTTTACATTCGTGAGGGAATTGAAGCTGATGTTATCGCAGATCAGGAATTGGTAAAAGATTTCCACTTGGAGATCATCACTCCTGACAACTATCATACCTATTCTGAGACTATCATGGATGTTCAGCCGATCGCTACAAAAGAAGGCGATGCTGACCTTGGTACTGGTGTGACAAGAGTTCTGGACGGCGTTGTAATGATGCTGACAGGTACAGACGAAGACGGTGTTCAGATTGGTGAGTTCGGTTCTTCTGAGGGATACCTGGATGAGAACATTATGTGGAATCGTCCTGGATGCCCGGATAAAGGCGAGATCTTCATCAAGGGTAACATTGTGATCCAGGAGAAGACCAACATGGAGCGTCGTGGACCTATGGCTGCCCACACCGCATTTGATATCATCACACAGGAAATCCGTGAAGTGATGAAAGAACTGGATGAAAGCCTTGTTGCTGAGACAGAAGAACTGAATCAGGTTCGCCGTCCTGGCAAGAAGAAAGTTGTTATTGTAAAAGAGATCATGGGACAGGGAGCTATGCATGATAACTTTATCCTGCCTGTAGAGCCTGTTGGAATCCTTGGCGCAAGAGCAAACGTAGACTTAGGAAACGTTCCGGTATGCGTATCTCCGTTGGAGGTTCTGGATGGATGTATCCACGCTCTTACCTGTATCGGACCTGCTTCCAAGGAAATGTCCAGACATTACTGGAGAGAGCCACTGGTTCTGGAAGCCCTGCATGATGAAGAAGTTGACCTTTGCGGCGTTGTATTTGTAGGAAGCCCGCAGATCAACGCAGAGAAGTTCTATGTATCCAAACGTGTTGGACACACCGTAGAAATGATGGACGTAGACGGAGCTTTCGTTACAACAGAAGGTTTCGGAAACAACCACATCGACTTCGCAAGCCATATCGAGCAGATCGGTATGAGAGGCGTGCCGGTAGTTGGTATGTCTTACTGTGCGGTACAGGGAGCTCTGGTTGTTGGTAACAAACACATGATGTACATGGTTGACAACAACAAATCTGAGTCCGGTATCGAGAACGAAGTTCTTGGCTGCAATACTCTTTGTGAAGAGGATGCGATCCGTGCTCTGGCTATGCTGAAGACAGCTATGGCTGGCGAGGAAGTAAAAGCTGCCGAGAAGAAGTGGAATCCGAACGTTAAATCTACAAACGTAGAGCTGATCGAAGCTGCTTACGGCAAGAAAGTTGACCTTGTTGATAACGAGCAGTCCCTGCCGATGAGCCAGAAACGTAAGGAAAAATACGACTAA
- a CDS encoding YedE-related selenium metabolism membrane protein: protein MNLSDSKKKLALAGVLCGLIAACLAYFGNPANMAFCIACFIRDTAGALGMHQAEVVQYARPEIIGLVLGAFIISVATKEYRSTAGSSPMIRFVLGMIIMIGSLVFLGCPLRMIIRMSAGDLNAWVALIGFVLGVGTGVFALKKGFSLGRAHTTHKSSGTVLPILMAGILVLALCTSLLKASESGPGSMHAPIILSLVGGLLFGAFAQKSRMCFAGSIRDIILMRNFDLFTVIAGLFVVMLVFNIATGRFVLAFDTPGIIAHSEHLWNILGMYAVGFAAVLAGGCPLRQLILAGQGSSDSAVTVIGMFVGAALCHNFGLAASGTALDAKTQEVVAGAVPLNGKVACIICIIACFVIAFTNSRKEEK from the coding sequence ATGAATTTATCTGATTCAAAGAAAAAACTGGCGCTGGCCGGTGTGCTCTGCGGTCTGATCGCGGCGTGTCTTGCCTATTTTGGCAACCCGGCCAACATGGCATTTTGTATTGCCTGCTTTATCCGTGACACAGCAGGGGCGTTAGGGATGCATCAGGCAGAAGTGGTTCAGTACGCGCGTCCAGAGATCATTGGACTGGTACTGGGAGCTTTCATTATTTCAGTAGCGACAAAAGAATATCGTTCCACAGCGGGTTCATCCCCGATGATCCGTTTTGTGCTGGGAATGATCATTATGATCGGATCCCTGGTATTCTTAGGCTGCCCGCTTCGTATGATCATCCGTATGTCTGCGGGGGACCTGAACGCGTGGGTTGCCCTGATCGGTTTTGTGCTTGGCGTTGGTACCGGCGTGTTCGCGTTAAAGAAAGGCTTTAGCCTGGGGCGGGCTCACACAACGCATAAATCAAGCGGAACTGTGCTTCCGATTTTGATGGCAGGGATTCTGGTGCTGGCGCTTTGCACGTCATTATTGAAGGCCAGCGAGAGCGGTCCTGGAAGTATGCACGCCCCGATCATCCTGTCTTTGGTGGGAGGACTTCTGTTTGGCGCGTTCGCTCAGAAATCCAGAATGTGTTTTGCAGGAAGTATCCGGGATATCATTTTAATGAGGAATTTCGACCTCTTTACCGTGATCGCGGGATTGTTTGTGGTCATGCTGGTATTTAATATTGCTACCGGGCGCTTCGTACTTGCCTTTGATACACCGGGAATCATCGCTCATTCAGAGCATCTGTGGAATATCCTGGGTATGTACGCGGTAGGCTTCGCGGCCGTTCTTGCGGGAGGCTGCCCGCTTCGCCAGCTGATCCTGGCGGGACAGGGGTCTTCTGATTCCGCGGTTACGGTGATCGGTATGTTTGTTGGAGCCGCGCTGTGCCATAACTTCGGCCTGGCAGCCAGCGGAACAGCTCTGGATGCCAAGACCCAGGAAGTGGTTGCGGGAGCTGTGCCTCTCAACGGCAAAGTTGCTTGTATCATCTGCATCATCGCATGCTTTGTGATCGCGTTTACCAACAGCCGCAAAGAAGAGAAATAA
- a CDS encoding sensor histidine kinase: MHANSLIYELILNIGLLLLVGTLLSKLQIVQNAISQERRSWKSQVFLAAIFGCIIILSVYTGIEIDSYSMNTRVIGAMASGILGGPVVGLYASLIGAVYAYFFSGPEVFAMASSFSTVLFGLLGGGFYPYFQRGKWKYRDLFLLTCFAEVCDMICILRLVSPFSLAMETVIRVGAPMTLMNSIGILIFISGFNNIFIRQDIESSRQLQLASDLSKKCLPLLQNGLRAGEDIRKLARVILQETAWAGVMITDKAKILEWRQEDEEMDYQPVNETDIPDIGIKAMGEGELVIMYQVPKDSSWYEFMRHYSMIAAPFRVEDQSVGCLIVWSKKRWVFRQSEVELIQHLVELSSFQLAMSELEHQKTLRQQAEFKALQFQVNPHFLFNALNTIACVCREDAKRAREFLVILADYFRYNLDGSRYMVPMEEELEHVKDYLELEKGRFEDKLLVTYEVPEQMDILIPTLILQPIVENAVRYGINREGKRIVKIRIVEEEKAFLVRISDNGRGFPPEVLEKLENGESVGKSIGLTNVNQRMKNTYGEENGVKITSASCGSCVELRFIKGAAKEGNSEDSDR, from the coding sequence ATGCACGCAAACAGTCTTATATATGAACTGATTTTGAATATTGGGCTTCTCCTTTTGGTGGGAACGCTTTTGTCCAAGCTTCAGATCGTGCAGAACGCAATATCCCAGGAGAGAAGGAGCTGGAAAAGCCAGGTGTTTCTGGCGGCCATCTTTGGCTGCATCATCATCCTTTCTGTCTATACAGGCATCGAGATAGACTCTTACAGTATGAATACAAGAGTGATCGGGGCGATGGCCTCGGGAATACTGGGAGGACCTGTGGTGGGGCTGTATGCTTCGCTGATCGGGGCGGTATATGCCTACTTTTTCTCAGGACCAGAGGTGTTTGCTATGGCCTCCTCTTTTTCTACGGTCTTATTCGGGCTTTTGGGAGGCGGATTTTATCCCTATTTCCAGAGAGGAAAATGGAAATACCGGGATCTCTTCCTGCTGACCTGCTTTGCGGAAGTCTGCGATATGATCTGTATCCTGCGGCTGGTATCTCCTTTTAGTCTGGCGATGGAGACTGTGATCCGGGTAGGGGCGCCAATGACCTTGATGAATTCTATAGGAATTTTGATCTTTATATCCGGTTTTAATAATATTTTCATCAGACAGGATATTGAGAGCAGCCGCCAGCTCCAGCTGGCATCAGATCTGTCTAAGAAATGTCTTCCGCTGCTGCAGAATGGGCTGCGGGCGGGGGAAGACATCCGGAAGCTGGCTCGAGTCATTCTTCAGGAGACGGCATGGGCAGGCGTGATGATCACGGATAAAGCAAAGATTTTAGAATGGCGCCAGGAAGATGAAGAGATGGACTATCAGCCGGTGAATGAGACGGATATTCCAGATATCGGTATAAAGGCCATGGGAGAAGGAGAGTTGGTCATTATGTATCAAGTCCCCAAAGATAGTTCTTGGTACGAGTTTATGCGGCATTATTCCATGATCGCGGCGCCTTTTCGCGTAGAAGACCAGTCGGTGGGCTGCCTTATTGTCTGGTCGAAGAAAAGGTGGGTATTCCGGCAAAGCGAGGTAGAATTGATACAGCATTTGGTTGAGCTTAGTTCTTTTCAGCTTGCCATGTCAGAGCTGGAGCATCAGAAAACCCTGCGCCAGCAGGCGGAATTCAAGGCTCTGCAGTTTCAGGTGAATCCCCATTTCCTATTTAACGCTTTGAACACGATCGCCTGTGTGTGCAGAGAAGACGCAAAACGGGCAAGAGAATTCCTGGTGATCTTAGCTGATTATTTCCGGTATAATCTGGATGGGAGCCGCTATATGGTGCCGATGGAAGAAGAGCTGGAGCATGTAAAGGATTATCTGGAGTTGGAAAAAGGCCGTTTCGAGGATAAGCTTTTAGTGACTTATGAAGTTCCGGAACAGATGGATATCCTGATTCCTACCCTGATCCTTCAGCCGATCGTGGAAAACGCGGTCCGTTACGGAATCAACCGGGAAGGAAAACGGATCGTTAAGATACGGATCGTGGAAGAAGAAAAAGCCTTCCTGGTGCGGATCAGCGATAACGGAAGAGGATTTCCGCCGGAAGTTCTGGAGAAACTGGAAAACGGAGAGTCCGTAGGGAAAAGCATTGGACTGACTAATGTTAATCAGAGAATGAAGAATACCTATGGAGAAGAAAATGGAGTAAAGATTACGAGCGCTTCCTGTGGAAGCTGTGTGGAACTTAGGTTTATCAAGGGGGCTGCAAAGGAGGGTAATAGTGAGGATAGCGATCGTTGA
- a CDS encoding DUF3343 domain-containing protein, whose protein sequence is MRKKELKLVVTFHTTADAMAMEKACKETETPGRIIPVPRAISAGCGLAWCADLSAREEIRKMMEEAGIEPEELHECMV, encoded by the coding sequence ATGAGGAAGAAAGAACTGAAGTTAGTTGTAACCTTCCATACCACAGCGGACGCTATGGCCATGGAAAAAGCCTGCAAAGAAACAGAGACACCGGGCCGGATCATTCCGGTGCCCCGTGCGATCTCCGCAGGCTGCGGACTGGCCTGGTGCGCGGATCTCTCAGCGAGAGAAGAGATCAGGAAAATGATGGAAGAAGCCGGGATCGAACCGGAAGAACTGCATGAATGTATGGTATAG
- a CDS encoding proline reductase-associated electron transfer protein PrdC yields MGNVQLLLRQHVGAPCAPCVKVGDDVKKGTLIATPTGLGANIFSSVYGKVAEITDDRIIIEPADEQPDEFVPIDVPADASKLDMVKAAGIVGMGGAGFPTGVKLNINLAETPLAELDPEINPELPADFKLEHSYILINAAECEPGLEHNIKQLVEQTDKVIRGVKYCMEMTHADKAIFAIKKKHHEAIKHLDAALKGEPDISMHFLADIYPMGEERAVVRECLGINLTPTQLPSAARSVVVNLETAAKVAEAIDEKKPCISKNLTVRGKLNGGNAAHVFMDVPVGVSVGELIEKAGGIDGKYGEIVMGGAFTGKSTTEDEPITKTTGGILVSVEFPDLHGANVGILVCACAGSEERLREIVQKMNGKVVSMCRCKQAIESKPGAPLKCLRPGNCPGQAKNNIQFKKDKCEYIVIGNCSDCSNTVMASAPKMGLKVFHQTDHVMRAVGHPLYRTLKVSKEVSQDIDF; encoded by the coding sequence ATGGGAAATGTACAGTTGTTATTGCGTCAGCATGTGGGCGCACCCTGCGCGCCATGTGTAAAGGTTGGGGATGACGTAAAAAAAGGTACGCTCATCGCGACTCCTACCGGACTTGGAGCTAATATTTTCTCCAGTGTCTATGGAAAAGTCGCTGAGATCACAGACGATAGGATCATCATCGAGCCTGCGGACGAGCAGCCGGATGAGTTTGTGCCGATCGACGTACCTGCGGATGCTTCCAAACTTGATATGGTGAAAGCGGCAGGAATCGTTGGAATGGGCGGAGCCGGATTCCCGACAGGCGTCAAGCTGAATATCAATCTGGCGGAGACTCCGCTGGCAGAGCTGGATCCGGAGATCAACCCGGAACTTCCGGCAGATTTCAAACTGGAGCACAGCTATATCCTGATCAACGCGGCAGAGTGCGAACCTGGACTGGAGCACAATATCAAGCAGCTTGTAGAGCAGACAGATAAGGTGATCCGTGGTGTGAAATACTGTATGGAGATGACTCACGCAGATAAAGCGATCTTCGCAATCAAGAAGAAACATCACGAGGCGATCAAACATCTGGATGCGGCGCTGAAAGGCGAGCCCGACATTTCCATGCACTTCCTGGCGGATATCTATCCGATGGGTGAGGAACGTGCAGTAGTAAGAGAATGTCTGGGAATCAATCTTACACCAACCCAGCTTCCGTCAGCAGCAAGATCTGTTGTAGTGAACCTGGAAACGGCCGCTAAAGTGGCTGAGGCGATCGATGAGAAGAAGCCATGTATCAGCAAGAACCTGACTGTTCGTGGAAAACTCAACGGCGGCAACGCTGCTCACGTATTCATGGACGTACCTGTTGGAGTCAGCGTAGGCGAGCTGATTGAGAAAGCTGGCGGCATTGATGGAAAATACGGTGAAATTGTTATGGGCGGAGCCTTCACAGGAAAGTCCACAACAGAAGATGAGCCGATCACCAAGACTACAGGAGGAATCCTGGTCAGCGTTGAGTTCCCGGATCTTCATGGGGCAAACGTGGGAATCCTTGTCTGTGCCTGCGCCGGAAGCGAAGAGCGCTTAAGAGAGATCGTGCAGAAGATGAACGGCAAAGTCGTATCTATGTGCAGATGCAAACAGGCTATCGAAAGCAAGCCGGGGGCGCCGCTGAAGTGTCTGCGGCCGGGCAATTGTCCTGGACAGGCTAAGAACAATATCCAGTTCAAGAAGGACAAATGTGAATATATCGTGATCGGAAACTGTTCCGATTGTTCCAACACGGTAATGGCTTCCGCTCCGAAGATGGGCCTGAAGGTATTCCATCAGACAGACCATGTGATGAGAGCGGTTGGACATCCTCTTTACAGAACCTTGAAAGTGTCTAAAGAGGTCAGCCAGGATATTGATTTCTAA
- a CDS encoding proline racemase: MELKANVNFNRFEAALQVVDAHTEGEFCRMVIGGFPEPQGNTMIEKKKWMEENYDNVRTALMFEPRGHHDMFGAFLCEPVNKEADFGVMFMDTGGYLNMCGHCTIGAVTVAVEAGLVESHEGENEVVLDAPAGLIRTKAIVKDGKVESVTLTNVPAFVYKENQTVTIDGKEIKFTISFGGSFFALVDTTQLDIGEINAKSVPAYTALGMKMLDVINKEIPVKHPLLDIDTVDLVEFYGPTPNPDKADLRNVVIFGDAMADRSPCGTGTSAKLATLHHWGEIKVGEEFRYESFMGSLFKGVIKETTKVADYDAVIPMITGSAYLTGVATYLIDPTDPLKYGFQVG; this comes from the coding sequence ATGGAGTTAAAAGCAAATGTTAACTTCAACCGGTTTGAGGCAGCTCTTCAGGTTGTAGATGCCCATACCGAAGGCGAGTTCTGCCGTATGGTCATCGGCGGATTCCCGGAGCCGCAGGGCAACACTATGATCGAAAAGAAAAAATGGATGGAAGAGAATTACGACAACGTTCGTACCGCTCTGATGTTCGAGCCAAGAGGACATCACGATATGTTCGGCGCTTTCCTGTGCGAGCCTGTCAACAAAGAGGCTGATTTCGGCGTTATGTTCATGGATACAGGCGGATACCTGAACATGTGCGGACACTGCACCATCGGCGCGGTTACCGTTGCTGTTGAAGCAGGTCTTGTTGAGTCTCACGAGGGAGAAAACGAAGTTGTTCTGGACGCTCCCGCCGGATTGATCCGTACCAAGGCTATCGTGAAAGACGGAAAAGTTGAGAGCGTAACTCTGACAAACGTACCGGCTTTCGTTTACAAAGAGAACCAGACTGTGACCATCGACGGCAAAGAGATCAAGTTCACGATCTCCTTCGGCGGAAGCTTCTTCGCTCTGGTAGACACAACACAGCTTGATATTGGCGAGATCAACGCTAAGAGCGTTCCGGCTTACACCGCTCTTGGAATGAAGATGCTGGATGTCATCAACAAAGAGATCCCGGTAAAACATCCTCTGCTGGACATCGACACTGTTGACTTGGTTGAGTTCTATGGCCCGACTCCAAATCCAGACAAAGCTGACTTAAGAAACGTAGTTATCTTCGGAGATGCTATGGCTGACCGTTCTCCATGCGGAACTGGTACCAGCGCGAAACTTGCTACTTTGCATCACTGGGGAGAGATTAAAGTAGGCGAAGAATTCCGTTATGAGAGCTTCATGGGAAGCTTATTCAAAGGTGTGATCAAAGAGACCACAAAGGTTGCCGATTACGACGCGGTTATTCCGATGATCACCGGAAGCGCTTACCTGACAGGTGTCGCTACATATCTGATCGACCCGACAGATCCATTGAAATATGGATTCCAGGTTGGCTAA
- a CDS encoding dicarboxylate/amino acid:cation symporter yields MAETKEGKKKISISLTTQILIATIGGIVFGALVGEWAGNLKFIGDIFLRLIQMSVVLLVMSSVAAAVGGGDGKDVGKMGVHTIKWIVFFTAIAAVLGVILSTLVKPGLGIDLSGAEEISETAVEASSLQDTLLNFVPTNIVESMADGSMVPCIVFAIFFGVAMGAYTRQSGNRNMADWVIGLNKVITNIIKTVMYIAPIGIFCLLADVAGTTGFAVIIPMAKFLGVLLIGDIIQFLIYGPITAVICKVNPLKMPKKFGKMSLMAVTTTSGAICLQTKMEDAVMKFGVSRKVADFTGPITMSMNSCGAAMCYVTAIFFMAQSTGITLEPYQMGMAILLSCLMCLGTISVPGGSVIVYTFLASSLGLPMDSIAVLIGIDWFAGMFRTLMNVDVDVMVGMLVANKLGELDLDVYNDKKQVSYY; encoded by the coding sequence ATGGCGGAAACGAAAGAAGGAAAGAAAAAGATATCGATTTCCCTCACGACCCAGATTTTGATCGCTACCATCGGAGGCATCGTGTTTGGAGCGTTGGTGGGAGAATGGGCAGGAAACCTGAAATTCATCGGAGATATTTTCCTGCGCCTGATCCAGATGTCAGTGGTGCTTCTGGTTATGTCCTCTGTGGCCGCGGCCGTAGGAGGCGGAGATGGAAAAGACGTAGGGAAAATGGGGGTCCATACGATTAAATGGATCGTCTTTTTTACAGCGATCGCGGCTGTTCTTGGCGTGATTTTGTCTACGCTGGTCAAACCGGGGCTTGGAATCGACTTGTCCGGAGCGGAAGAGATCTCTGAGACGGCTGTGGAAGCGTCATCCCTGCAGGATACGCTGCTGAACTTTGTGCCTACGAATATTGTAGAGTCAATGGCTGACGGGTCTATGGTTCCCTGCATCGTATTCGCGATTTTCTTTGGCGTAGCTATGGGAGCATATACGCGCCAAAGCGGAAACCGCAATATGGCGGACTGGGTGATCGGCTTAAATAAAGTCATCACCAATATTATCAAAACTGTAATGTATATCGCGCCCATCGGAATCTTCTGCCTGTTGGCCGATGTCGCGGGAACGACAGGATTCGCGGTAATCATCCCGATGGCTAAATTCCTTGGAGTTCTCCTGATCGGAGATATAATCCAGTTCCTGATCTACGGACCGATCACAGCTGTGATCTGTAAGGTAAATCCATTAAAAATGCCGAAGAAATTTGGCAAAATGTCTCTGATGGCAGTGACCACCACTTCTGGAGCGATCTGCCTGCAGACCAAGATGGAAGATGCGGTCATGAAATTTGGCGTCAGCCGTAAGGTTGCCGATTTTACCGGACCGATCACCATGTCCATGAACAGCTGCGGCGCCGCGATGTGTTATGTGACGGCGATCTTCTTCATGGCCCAGTCTACCGGAATCACCTTGGAGCCGTACCAGATGGGAATGGCGATCCTGCTGTCCTGCCTGATGTGCCTGGGGACGATTTCTGTGCCTGGCGGTTCTGTGATCGTATACACATTCCTGGCTTCTTCGCTGGGACTTCCAATGGACAGCATCGCGGTCCTGATCGGAATCGACTGGTTTGCCGGAATGTTCCGTACATTGATGAATGTTGACGTGGACGTTATGGTAGGAATGTTGGTGGCCAATAAACTGGGTGAACTGGATCTTGATGTATATAATGATAAGAAGCAGGTCTCTTATTATTAA
- a CDS encoding TetR/AcrR family transcriptional regulator: protein MPRKRRSTKSRIVKAAWNLFYKNGYDQTTVDDIIAASRTSKGTFYHYFKGKEALLNSLSYLFDEKYEELAAVIDPNLSAYDKLLFLNHELFYMIETSVDIKLLAYLYSSQLITKDKKSLADQKRFYFKWVTEILEDGLKRGEFKNTSTAEELMDIYAMYERAVLYDWALFKGKYSLSEYSDKLLPHVLDTFVEGV from the coding sequence ATGCCGCGCAAAAGGAGATCGACCAAGAGCCGCATCGTCAAGGCGGCCTGGAATCTGTTTTACAAAAACGGATATGACCAAACGACTGTAGATGATATCATTGCCGCCTCCCGGACTTCCAAGGGCACATTTTATCATTATTTCAAAGGCAAAGAGGCGCTCCTGAATTCTTTGTCTTATCTGTTTGATGAAAAGTATGAAGAACTGGCGGCTGTGATCGATCCAAATCTATCCGCCTACGATAAACTGTTGTTTTTAAATCATGAGCTGTTTTATATGATCGAGACCAGCGTAGATATCAAGCTGCTGGCGTATCTTTATTCCTCTCAGCTCATCACGAAAGATAAAAAATCTCTGGCCGACCAAAAACGCTTTTATTTCAAATGGGTCACGGAGATCCTGGAAGACGGGCTGAAGCGGGGAGAATTCAAGAATACCAGCACCGCGGAAGAACTGATGGATATCTATGCCATGTATGAAAGGGCCGTTCTCTATGACTGGGCCCTGTTCAAGGGAAAGTACTCTCTGTCTGAATACAGCGACAAACTATTGCCCCATGTGCTGGATACCTTTGTAGAAGGAGTATGA